CGAGCACTGGCTCGCCCCCGTGGTCGGCGCCGAGCATCCCCACCTGCCGGTACCGATCTGGGTGATCACGGTGTCCACGCTCGCCGTCGTCCTGGTCGGCGTCGGTATCGCCTACCGGCAGTACGCCGGACGCGAGATCCCCCGCACCCCACCGGAGGACGTGTCCGCGCTCACCGTCGCCGCCCGCGCCGACCTCTACGGCGACGCCGTCAACGAGACGGTGTTCATGCGTCCCGGCCGGCAGCTGACCGAGTCGCTGGTCACGGTGGACGACCGGGGCATCGACGGCGGCGTCCGAGGCATCGGGGCCGCGGTGGCCTGGGCATCGACGCATCTGCGCCGGTTGCAGACCGGGTACGTCCGGACCTACGCGATGTACATGCTGGCGGGCACGGTGCTCGTGGTCGCCGCGGCAATGCTCGGGAGGGTGTGGTGACGAACTTTCCGTGGCTGACCGTCGCCTGGCTGCTGCCGCTCGTCGGCGCCGTCGTCGTCCTGCTGATCCCGGGCCGGGCGCCCGGGGCCGCCCGCGCGGTGGCGCTCGGCACCTCGCTGGCGGTCCTCGGAGTGTCCGTCGTCCTGGCCGTCCGGTTCGACCCGGCCGGTGCGCAATACCAGTACGTCGAATCCCACTCGTGGATACCGGCGTTCGGTGCCCGCTACGCCCTCGGACTCGACGGCATCGCGCTGGCCCTGATCCTGTTGACCACGGTGCTCGTGCCGTTGCTACTCATCGCCGCCTGGAACGACGTCGCCCCCACCGGCTCGCGCTCTGCCGACGCCGATGCACCGTCCCGGCGCGTGCACACGTACCTCGCGCTGTTCCTCCTCGTCGAGGCGATGGTCATCGTCTCGTTCACCGCCCTCGACATCCTGCTGTTCTACATCCTGTTCGAGGCCATGCTCGTCCCGATGTACTTCCTCATCGGCGGGTTCGGCGGCCCGGGTAGATCGGCGGCCGCCACCAAGTTCCTGCTGTACAACCTCGTCGGCGGGCTGGTCATGCTCGCCGCCGTGATCGGCCTGTACGTGGTGACCGCGGCCGGAGACGGCCCGTTCACGGCCGGCACCTTCGATCTCCGCGAGATCGTCGCCGCCGTCTCGTCCGGCGCCCTCGAGATCGACCCGGCCGTGGGCAAGGCCCTGTTCCTCGGCTTCATGTTCGCGTTCGCGGTGAAGGCACCGCTGTGGCCACTGCACACGTGGCTGCCGGGCGCGGCCACGTCGGCGACACCGGCGAGTGCCGTCCTGATGATGGCCGTGGTGGACAAGGTCGGCACGTTCGCGATGCTGCGGTACGCGCTGCAACTGTTCCCCGACGCCGCCGCGTACTTCACCCCGCTGATCCTCACCCTCGCCGTGATCAGCATCGTCTACGGCGCACTCGTCGCCATCGCGCAGACGGACGTCATGCGGCTCATCGCGTACACCTCGATCTCGCATTTCGGGTTCATCGTCCTCGGCATCTTCGCCATGACGTCGCAGGCCCAGGCCGGAGCCACGTTGTACATGGTCAACCACGGGATCTCCACGGCGGCACTGTTCCTCGTTGCCGGATTCCTCGTCTCCCGGCGCGGCACCCGGGCCATCGCCGACTACGGCGGGGTGCAGCGGGTGGCCCCGGTCCTCGCGGGCTCGTTCCTCGTCGCCGGTCTCGCGACGCTGTCACTGCCCGGCCTGGCCCCGTTCGTCAGCGAGTTCCTGGTGTTGATCGGGACGTTCACCCGCTACCCGGTGGCCGCCGTGCTCGCGAGCAGTGCGCTGGTGCTCGCCGCCGTCTACATCCTCTGGACGTATCAGCGGATGATGACCGGACCGGTCCGTGACGCGAACGCGCGGATACCCGATCTGGGGCGCCGGGAGCTGGTGGTCGTCGCCCCGCTGCTGGTGCTGTTGGTGGTGCTCGGCGTGTATCCGAAGCCCGCGCTCGACACCATCACCCCCGCGGTGACGCACACTCTCACCACGATCGATCGCCCCGACCCGGTCCCGGCCGTGGCGGAGCAGGACGGAGGCACGCACCGGTGAACACCCTGGATGCCCCGTCCATCGAATACGGCCAGCTGTCGCCGATGCTCATCGTGTTCGGTGTGGCCGTGGCCGGTGTGCTCGTGGAGGCCTTCGTGCCCCGGGGCGGCCGGTTCCCGACCCAGCTCGTCCTGACGATCGGCGGGCTGGTCGCCGCGTTCGGCGCGGTCCTGGCCCTGTCCGGAACCCGCGACACGGCTGTCGCCGGGTCCGTCGTCGTCGACGGGCCCACCCTGTTCCTCCAGGGCGCCATCCTGCTGTTGTCACTGCTGTCGGTGCTGCTCGTCGCGGGACGCACCTCCGGGCGGGTCAGCACCGCGGGAGCGTTCACGCCGCAGGCGGCCGCCATTCCCGGCACGGTCGCGGAGAAGGAGGCCACCCGCGCCGGGGTAGTGCAGACCGAGGTCTTCCCCCTGCTCATGTTCGCGGTGGGCGGGATGCTGCTGTTCCCGGCCTCGGGTGATCTGCTCACGATGTTCGTCGCCCTCGAGGTGCTGTCGCTGCCGCTGTACCTGCTGTGCGGATTGGCCCGCCGACGGCGACTGCTCTCCCAGGAGGCCGCACTCAAGTACTTCCTCCTCGGCGCCTTCTCGTCGGCGCTGTTCCTCTACGGCGTCGCCCTGCTGTACGGCTACGCGGGGACGGTGTCGCTCACCGGGATCGCCGACGCGATCGCGGCGGACGCCGGTGACGAGACGATGGTGCTCATCGGCATCGCACTGGTCACGGTGGGGCTGCTGTTCAAGGTCGGCGCCGTCCCGTTCCACTCCTGGGTCCCGGACGTCTACCAGGGTGCGCCCACCCCGATCACCGCGTTCATGGCGGCGACGACGAAGGTCGCCGCCTTCGGCGCCACCCTGCGCCTGTTCTATGTGGCCCTGCCCGAACTGGATTGGGACTGGCAGCCGGTGCTGTGGGCCGTCGCGATCGCCAGCATGCTGCTCGGCGCGATCCTCGCCGTCACCCAGACCGACGTCAAACGCATGCTCGCGTACTCGTCCGTGTCGCACGCCGGATTCATCCTCACCGGCCTGGTGGCCGCGGACGGCCCGGGCCTGTCGTCGACGCTGTTCTATCTCGCGACCTACGGTTTCACCGCACTCGGCGCGTTCGCCGTCGTCGGCCTCGTGCGCGGGCGGGACGGCGAATCGAACCACCTGGCCCGGTGGGCCGGGCTGGCTCGGCAATCACCCCTTGCCGCGGGCGTGTTCTCCCTGTTCCTGCTGTCGATGGCCGGGATCCCCCTCACGAGCGGATTCGTCGCGAAATTCGCAGTGTTCCAGGCAGCGGCGGGCGCGGGCGCGGGCCTGCTCGTCGTGGTCGGTGTCCTCGCCAGCGCGATCGCGGCGGTGTTCTACGTGCGGGTGATCGTGCTCATGTACTTCTCGCCGCCGCCGGACTCGCCGCCGGACGTCGTCCCCCCCGGCCCGTTCACCACGACCGTGCTCGCGACCTGCGCCGCGGTGACCGTGGTGTTCGGGATCGTGCCGCAACCGCTGCTGGACCTGGCGAACCAGGCGGCCGTCTTCCTGCACTGAGATTTCGCACTTGAACCTCACGTAGCGTCAGGTCTTAGCGTCGGCCGTGCCGGTCTCGACCGAGGTCGGCGAAGGTTACGTGATCGGGAGATTCGGACGGTTTGGACGGTTTGGACGGCATGGACGGCATAAAGGTGGGTGCGCTCGCGGAGCAGTCCGGTCTCACCGTGCGCACCCTGCACCACTACGACCAGGTGGGTCTGGTCAGCCCGTCCGCACGCACGTCGGCCGGCCACCGGCTGTACGTCGATGCGGATGTGGACCGGCTGTATCGGGTGGTGGTGCTGCGGCAGTTGGGACTGTCGATCCCCGTCGTCAAGGATCTGCTCGCCGGTTCGCTGACGCTGCGGGAAGTTCTGCACCGGCAGCGGGCCTACCTGACCCACCGGATCGGCGAACTGACCCGGCTCGAGACACGGGTCGCCGGTCTCCTCGCCGAGTCCGACGGACCCCGATCGACGGACCTTCTCGAGGTAGTGAGAAAGGTGACGACCATGGACGCCATGATGTCGAAGTACTTCGACGACAACCAGATGTCCCAACTCGACCGACGTCGGGCCGCGATCGGCGACGACGCGATCCGCAAGGTCGAGCAGGCCTGGCCGGGCCTGATCGCGCGAGTCGACGCCGCGGTGGCAGAAGGGCTCGATCCCGCGTCCGCACAGGCACGACAGCTGGCGGACGAGTGGGCCGGACTGCTCGAAGGGTTCCACGGCGGGGACGAGGGCCTGCGGGACTCACTGTTCCGGATGTACGAGGAGAACTCCGCGCAGATCGAGGAGCAGAGCGGCGGACCCTCGGCCGCGGCGCTACAGTTCATCACCGCCGTGGAGGAAGCGCGCGGCGACGAGAGCTGAGGGGCGCGCGGCGAGAACCGCGTGACGAGAACGAGGAGGGGCGATGTCGACGTTCGACGACGGGGTACGAGCCGCTGCGGCACCGTACTCGGAGTGGTTCCTGAAGGTGTACGACCTGTGGGTGGTGCACCTGTCGAACTCGTGGGCATGGCGGTGCCATCGCCGGAACTTCCTCGACCTCTACGCGGCGCACCTGGGCGCACGTCACCTCGAGGTCGGCCCGGGGTCGGGGTGGGCACTCGCCCACTCCGATCTCCCGGCCGGCACCGAGGTGACGTTGCTCGATCTCAACCCGAACTCCCTGGCGCACACCCGGCGCCGGATCGACGAGCGGGCAGCCGTGGCGACGATTCGCCACGACGTCTTCGCGGCACTGCCGGACGGCACCGGCCCGTTCGACTCTGTCGCGATCCACTACGTCCTGCACTGCCTCCCCGGCGCCTGGCCCACGAAGTCCGGGGCCTTGGCGAATCTCGCTGCGGCGCTGGACGAGAACGGAACGCTGTTCGGTTCCACCGTGCTGGGCGTGGGTCCGCGGCGTAATCCCTTCGCCTGGGCTCTCACCGAGGCCTACAACCGCGTCGGTGCGTTCCACAACCGGACCGACGACCTCCCCGGCCTCGAGGCGGCGCTGTCCGCGTCGTTCCACTCGGTGCAGGTGTGGGTCGTCGGCAACGTCGCCCTGTTCGTGGCGCGCGAACCCCGTCGGTGAACGACGCCTCGCACACAGGAATTGTCGTCGTCACAGAGGTTTCGGCTGTCTGAAGCCTCTGTGACGACGCCGAAACCTCTGTGATCACGCTGCGAGCAGACGCTCAGCTGCTCGGGCGCTCGTCCTCGCTCGGTGTCTCCGTCTGGGTGGATCCGTTGCCACTGCCCTCGGCCGACTGCTCGAACTCGGGAGTGTCGAAGACCTCCCCGCCCAGCGGGTCCTTCGGGTGGGCAGCATCGTCGACCGAGACCGACCCGGTGTCCGGATCGACACTGACCGAACGCTGCGGTAGATCGTGCACGGTGAGGACGACCGGTGCGTTGGCATTGTCGGTGACCGGTTCCTCGGGGACCGTCGTCGGCAGACCTGCCAGGGTCGCGGACATACCGCGGCCCACCGGCCTGCGGCGTGGCTGCGTACCCGCGACGACGGTGGCGGACTGTCCGGTCTCCCCGCCGCCGGTGCTGACGCGCACGTACCGCGGGGTGACCGCGAGGTCGTAGTGGAACGCCTTGAGCATCGAGAAACACGCCAGCACCATGATTACCGAGAACGGCACCGCCGTGGCTATCGACATCGTCTGGAGCGCCGTCAGCGATCCGCTGCCGCCGATGATCAGCAGGATCGCGGCGGCCACACCCTCGAGCACCGACCAGTACACCCTGGTCACCTTCGCGGTCTCGATCTTGCCGCCGGTGGCGAGCATGTCGATGACCAGCGAGCCCGAGTCCGACGAGGTGACGAAGAAGAAGATGATCACGATGATCGCCAGCACGCTCGTGGCCGTCGCGAGGGGGAATCCGTCGAGGAGTTGGAACAGCGACGTGTTCGTGTCCACGGCACCGGTCTCGTCGAGCATGTTCCCCTCCTCCCGCTGCCGCAGGATCGCCGAGTCACCGAACACCGTGAACCAGACGGTGCCCACGATGGTCGGGGCGAGGAGCACGCCGAACACGAACTGACGGATGGTGCGCCCGCGGGAGATTCGCGCGATGAACATGCCCACGAAGGGCGCCCAGCTCATCCACCAGCCCCAGTAGAAGATCGTCCACGCACCGGCCCAGCCGTCGTCGGAGAAGGGCGAGGTGCGGAGCATGAGCTCGGGAAGCGCCTGGACGTAGTTGCCGAGGTTCTGCACCCAGGACTGCACCAGGAACAGGGTGGATCCGAGGACCAGCACGAATCCCGCGAGAATGGCGGCCAGGGTCATGTTGATGTTCGACAGCCAGCGGAGGCCACGGCTGACGCCGGAGACCACGGAGTAGATCGCGAGCGCGGTGATCCCGGTGATGAGGAGGATGGTGATCCAGTTGTTCGTCTCGACCCAGCCCAGGAAGCTCAGGCCCGCGGAGATCTGCTGGATCCCGAAGCCGAGGGAGGTGGCGACACCGAACAGGGTGCCGACGATGGCGACGATGTCGATCGCGTTGCCGATCCAGCCCTCGATGCGCTGCCGACCCAGCAGCGGCTCGAGCAGCCACCGGACGGACAGCGGACGACCCTTACGGAACGTCATGTACGCGAGGCCGAGGCCCACCACGACGTAGATCGCCCAGGCGTGCAGGCCCCAGTGGTAGAGCGTGAGCTCCATCGACTGGTTCGCGGCCGCGTCGGTCGATCCGGCGACGCCGCCGGCCTCCGGCGGGGTGACGTAGTGCGAGAGCGGTTCGGCGACGCCGTAGAACACCAGGCCGATGCCCATCCCGGCGGAGAACAGCATCGCGAACCACGAGAGGACGCCGAACTCGGGTTCCTCGTCGTCACGGCCGAGCCGGATGGTGCCGACGCGGCTCAGCCCGCAGTACAGGGAGAACACCACGAATCCGGTGGCGGCGAAGATGTACCACCAGCCGACTCCGTCGGTGATGAGCTGGTTCAGCTCGTCGAAGGCGTCGGCCGCGGTGCCCGCGTACACAACCGAGAACGCGATGAGCCCGAAGATGATGGCCGATGACCACAGGAACACCGGTTTGTGCAGTTCGCGCCATGCGTTGCGGATCAAGTCGTCGTCACTCCTCGGTTGGCAGGTCGTTTGCCCGAGCGGTGTGATCAACAGTCCCAGTCGTTCGCGTGCAGGGACGTGTCACCACTCCGGCACGATCTCCGACCGTAGTGCAGTGCCGACGAATCGGGGCAACTGACCCGATTTCGTGACCATCTCGTCAGGTGGAGAGGTGGCCGTCACCTGTCGGCGCATGCGGCGAGACGCGGCGGAACTGCCGGGGCAGCCTGCGCTTCCGGTGCGGCGTCCGGCTCCGGCGTCTCGGCGTCCTCGACCGGTGGGCGTGCTCGCCGGGACTCGCGGACCGCCTGCACGATGGCCGTGATCCCGACGAGGAGGACCGCGCCGGCCACGATCGGGACGACGGCGCCGATCGGCTTGTCGGTGGTGAAGACGTGGGCGCCGAGGAGGACGGCCGCGGCAACGGAAGCGAGGCCGGCCACCTCCACGGCCACCTCGCGAGCGGCCGGCCACACGAACGAGGTGGCCGTCGCCAGTACCGCGACGACCGCCGCGACGACCGCGTACGTCAGCTGGGTGGACATGATTCGACGGTGTCCGCGAACACCAGGCGCCCGTCGTCGAGGGCGACGGCGAATCGCTTCGGTCGGGCCCAGCTACGCCCCAGCTCGGCATCGGCTTCGGTCATGTCGTTCTGGTAGTCGGCGACGAGTTCTCCCTTCTCCGTCGCCGTCTCGTCCGTGTTGTCGGAACTCTTCACGGCCACGAGGACCCGGTCGCCCGGCGCGACCCCACTGTCCTCACGGACCACCGATTCGTCCTTCATGCGCGCCATCCTGACACGACAGCTAACTGTCAGCATCCGGCATCTCGTCAAAAGTGACAGGAAGCACTCGTTCGCGGGACTTATTACCCTAGGCACGGGCCCATGCGGCGTCACCGGAAGATGCGGCTGGTGACCTGCCCGGTGGCGACGAGCCGCCCTGCGGCATCCTCGACCCGCACCTCGGTGAGCGTGGACGAGCGGGTCCGGTGCACGACGGTGCCCACCGCGGCGAGGTCGGTGCCGGCGGGGGCCAGGTAGTTCACCGTGAGATTGACGGTGGCGCCGCCGGACGCGCCGTCCTCGGGTGACACTCCGGACGCCGACGCCGCGGCACCGGCGGTGTCGACGAGTGTCGCGACGACACCGCCGTGGAGCACACCGGGAGTGGTCGTCTGCTCGTCCGAGAAGGGCATCCCGAGAGTGACCCGATCGAGGGCCGACGACCGCACGGTGATCCCGAGGGCCCGCGCGGCGGGGGCCTGCAGAACCACGTTCTCGATCCAGTGCTGTGCGAGAGAGTGCATGGAGACTCCTGATGCTCGGAAGGCGGCGCCGGTCGCCGTCTCCCTCGAGCGTTGTCCCCTTCCTCCGCGACGTCGATGACGTCACAGGTCAAGCACCTGGCTTCAGCGCGTGCACCGACGTCCTCACTGCCCCGGACACAGAACTGCCTCGGACGCAGAACTGCCCCACCATCGGGTGGGGCAGTCGAGGATCTGAACTTGTGGAGCCTAGGAGATTCGAACTCCTGACATCTGCCTTGCAAAGGCAGCGCTCTACCAACTGAGCTAAGGCCCCGTCACCTCGTGCCATTGCGGATCCCGGCGCAGCACCCTCGCTACACCGAAGGCCACCAGAACTCCCACCGCGGTGATCAGCAGGAACTTCATCGTGACCTCTCTCCGGCACCAGGAGTGGGCCTAGGAGGACTTGAACCTCCGACCTCTTCGTTATCAGCGAAGCGCTCTAACCGCCTGAGCTATAGGCCCCTGAGTACTGGAAACGGGCAGAAAAATGATTGCCCGAACCGAGTGGGAAGATTACCGCACCGGGCCCGCGGATACCAAAACGGGCCCGGTGCAGCGTGATCTTCGCAG
This genomic interval from Rhodococcus triatomae contains the following:
- a CDS encoding NADH-quinone oxidoreductase subunit M — translated: MTNFPWLTVAWLLPLVGAVVVLLIPGRAPGAARAVALGTSLAVLGVSVVLAVRFDPAGAQYQYVESHSWIPAFGARYALGLDGIALALILLTTVLVPLLLIAAWNDVAPTGSRSADADAPSRRVHTYLALFLLVEAMVIVSFTALDILLFYILFEAMLVPMYFLIGGFGGPGRSAAATKFLLYNLVGGLVMLAAVIGLYVVTAAGDGPFTAGTFDLREIVAAVSSGALEIDPAVGKALFLGFMFAFAVKAPLWPLHTWLPGAATSATPASAVLMMAVVDKVGTFAMLRYALQLFPDAAAYFTPLILTLAVISIVYGALVAIAQTDVMRLIAYTSISHFGFIVLGIFAMTSQAQAGATLYMVNHGISTAALFLVAGFLVSRRGTRAIADYGGVQRVAPVLAGSFLVAGLATLSLPGLAPFVSEFLVLIGTFTRYPVAAVLASSALVLAAVYILWTYQRMMTGPVRDANARIPDLGRRELVVVAPLLVLLVVLGVYPKPALDTITPAVTHTLTTIDRPDPVPAVAEQDGGTHR
- the nuoN gene encoding NADH-quinone oxidoreductase subunit NuoN — protein: MLIVFGVAVAGVLVEAFVPRGGRFPTQLVLTIGGLVAAFGAVLALSGTRDTAVAGSVVVDGPTLFLQGAILLLSLLSVLLVAGRTSGRVSTAGAFTPQAAAIPGTVAEKEATRAGVVQTEVFPLLMFAVGGMLLFPASGDLLTMFVALEVLSLPLYLLCGLARRRRLLSQEAALKYFLLGAFSSALFLYGVALLYGYAGTVSLTGIADAIAADAGDETMVLIGIALVTVGLLFKVGAVPFHSWVPDVYQGAPTPITAFMAATTKVAAFGATLRLFYVALPELDWDWQPVLWAVAIASMLLGAILAVTQTDVKRMLAYSSVSHAGFILTGLVAADGPGLSSTLFYLATYGFTALGAFAVVGLVRGRDGESNHLARWAGLARQSPLAAGVFSLFLLSMAGIPLTSGFVAKFAVFQAAAGAGAGLLVVVGVLASAIAAVFYVRVIVLMYFSPPPDSPPDVVPPGPFTTTVLATCAAVTVVFGIVPQPLLDLANQAAVFLH
- a CDS encoding MerR family transcriptional regulator translates to MDGIKVGALAEQSGLTVRTLHHYDQVGLVSPSARTSAGHRLYVDADVDRLYRVVVLRQLGLSIPVVKDLLAGSLTLREVLHRQRAYLTHRIGELTRLETRVAGLLAESDGPRSTDLLEVVRKVTTMDAMMSKYFDDNQMSQLDRRRAAIGDDAIRKVEQAWPGLIARVDAAVAEGLDPASAQARQLADEWAGLLEGFHGGDEGLRDSLFRMYEENSAQIEEQSGGPSAAALQFITAVEEARGDES
- a CDS encoding class I SAM-dependent methyltransferase, with translation MSTFDDGVRAAAAPYSEWFLKVYDLWVVHLSNSWAWRCHRRNFLDLYAAHLGARHLEVGPGSGWALAHSDLPAGTEVTLLDLNPNSLAHTRRRIDERAAVATIRHDVFAALPDGTGPFDSVAIHYVLHCLPGAWPTKSGALANLAAALDENGTLFGSTVLGVGPRRNPFAWALTEAYNRVGAFHNRTDDLPGLEAALSASFHSVQVWVVGNVALFVAREPRR
- a CDS encoding BCCT family transporter — protein: MIRNAWRELHKPVFLWSSAIIFGLIAFSVVYAGTAADAFDELNQLITDGVGWWYIFAATGFVVFSLYCGLSRVGTIRLGRDDEEPEFGVLSWFAMLFSAGMGIGLVFYGVAEPLSHYVTPPEAGGVAGSTDAAANQSMELTLYHWGLHAWAIYVVVGLGLAYMTFRKGRPLSVRWLLEPLLGRQRIEGWIGNAIDIVAIVGTLFGVATSLGFGIQQISAGLSFLGWVETNNWITILLITGITALAIYSVVSGVSRGLRWLSNINMTLAAILAGFVLVLGSTLFLVQSWVQNLGNYVQALPELMLRTSPFSDDGWAGAWTIFYWGWWMSWAPFVGMFIARISRGRTIRQFVFGVLLAPTIVGTVWFTVFGDSAILRQREEGNMLDETGAVDTNTSLFQLLDGFPLATATSVLAIIVIIFFFVTSSDSGSLVIDMLATGGKIETAKVTRVYWSVLEGVAAAILLIIGGSGSLTALQTMSIATAVPFSVIMVLACFSMLKAFHYDLAVTPRYVRVSTGGGETGQSATVVAGTQPRRRPVGRGMSATLAGLPTTVPEEPVTDNANAPVVLTVHDLPQRSVSVDPDTGSVSVDDAAHPKDPLGGEVFDTPEFEQSAEGSGNGSTQTETPSEDERPSS
- a CDS encoding PaaI family thioesterase, coding for MHSLAQHWIENVVLQAPAARALGITVRSSALDRVTLGMPFSDEQTTTPGVLHGGVVATLVDTAGAAASASGVSPEDGASGGATVNLTVNYLAPAGTDLAAVGTVVHRTRSSTLTEVRVEDAAGRLVATGQVTSRIFR